The following DNA comes from Musa acuminata AAA Group cultivar baxijiao chromosome BXJ1-4, Cavendish_Baxijiao_AAA, whole genome shotgun sequence.
TGGGGGAAGGAACGAAGTTTCCATCATTCCATGACCggagcaagaaagaaagaaaagagttgCAGGTTTGGTCTCCACAGGCACCTGAAAGGAAAGGTGATGCATTTTTTGAGAGAAATAATTGAGAGGAAGGGCAGTTCAGTGAATCTGGCCATCAACAACATTATACAAGTGTTTTGTCCCATCCACATCTACCACCATCAAcattatacaaatatatatatatatatatatatatatatatatatatatatatatatatttatgtggcACACTAAATTGATAGTTCAAATTGCCAATAGCTTTGTCTTCATTTTTCACTGCCTTTTTTCATTGGATCTAATGATTTTAGTTTCAAGGAAGAAGCCAATAGAACTCAAtcagctcttttgatataaattaTTAAGAGATTACAAGGTGTTAAAATTAGGAGAAAATATGAACTCCTATCTTTTGTCAATTATAAAGGCTATAAACTTTTAATTTATCTCCATAGGAAGTTGAAGTGAAGAAGAAAAGGCTTCAGAAAGCAAAACAAAAGAAGCTGAGACTCTGGGCTGAAGTCAAGTACTATTCTTTCCTGTGTTTAGCAGTCATTTATTCAATTTCACAATGCCCTAAGTATAATCTTTTAAGTTATCACAGAATGCTACATTATATacattcattttttttgttttcaggtTTCTTTAAAAGAGACGCCAACACCTTGTTGGAAAATCCATCTGACAACCATTTGCAGACTCAAGAAGCAAATTCACAAAAAGTCATTGCCTTGTACTGTCATTGCTCCACCagaaagactgcatgttccaaacgAAGCTGCTCCCTTCGAAGGGAAGAACCACAGTGTAGTTGAAGCTTCCAATCCTAGCACTTGGACACTGCTAGAATTTGAATCAAATTATTTTAGCAGTACCATTTTGATCCTCCCGAAAGCACAAATTGTGCATGGATTTGTGGATGGTTGATTCTTAATGTTGATCTAATGTTACTTGCAGAGTGGTGAAGATGCAGTGGAGTTTCAGATGCATATGGAACCCTTGAAACCTGAGTTGTCAGAGGTGCTCGATGGATGGGGGACCAAAGGATCAAAGCCTTGCAATATGGAGAGATGTAGGAAATGACTCAAACAGGGTAGGTAAGAGGAAAATTGCATGGCAAGACCAAGTAGCTTGGATCAGTGACGAGAAAGGTTTCTATCCTTTGAACCCTCTCAGCCACTTAGCATTTGACTGCATTTGGTCTGTAACGAAACAAATAGATACATGTGGAAATCCCTGTTCTATGTGAAACATGTTGTGGTGACAGGAGATGGAGATCTTTGACAGTAGAAATATGCTTGAAATAGGGCTATCCAAGCTTACACTTAATGAGGAATGAACCCTATATTGCATCTTAGAATGCGGCAACCTGTATTAGTCTATTTTTGTTGGATAAACAGCTGGATGATACCTTGATCAATTTCACATGTCTCCCTTGTGTGTAATATTTGACAGCAAATTATCCAATCAGGAGTAGATGATATCACTAGTGCCGGGTGTATTCATTCAGTAGATGTCTTCTTGCTTAGCTTTCTCAAGATGCTTCAACGGAATGAGGATGTGTTTCAATAGGTAAGCTTTCTTCTGTTCATTAGATTTCAAGAGATATCAAATCATgattgcaaaagaagagccatgcAAGCATAAACTTGACCAAAGTTCAAGGTTGCACATCGACAGCCAACAAGAACTCACATCATGGAGGCAACCACTAATATCAGGTCAAAGATGCAAGGCAATCTCAACAGCTTTAATTGAATTCAAAATGTCTTTAGGGTAGGATGAATCTGCTGGTTCTACAAGAGTTATTTATTTCGATAAGAGACTCCATAAATCATAGACAATACATCACACCTGTACTAAAGAAATAGGAACTCGACCCACAAACCTCCAGTCTACGTAAGGTTTGAAGAGGATCGATATGATTGTTATAACATAAATTTATCTATATAAGGAGAGGTTATTTTCGTAAGAAATGGAACAAGTTCCATGTCCTTACTTCCAAACTGATCTAAAGGATGACAGAAGCAAACAATGAATTTAAATATATCGATATTGAATGCAAAAGAAGAACAAATTTCTTGGGTAATACCTTAAGATGATCGATCTCATGTCAGATGAGAGCTAAGGATCATTGTACATCTAAAAGTCATTATCCACTTTTAAGAAACATCAACATtagatattaatatatttatataaaaaaaagtatTAACTAAATCACCCAAGTTGAGTCAGGTGTGGATAAATCCATACAAAAGCATCATTATAGATATTATGGTGATCGAGCATGTAATAGCGAACGTACCCGGAGCAAAAAGTTTCCGCCGTTTGAGTTTGCAGGCGTTCAGATGTCGTAGATGAGCTTCCGGAACTTGAGCATGTGGTCGGGCTGCAGGGAGATGGCCACGGAGAGGCTGCCGTCCGCTGTGGGGCTGGGCAGCACGAAGGCGAGGCCCTCGTAGGCGATGCCGCCGGGCCCCATGAACACCGGCCGCCCCCACCCGAAGTCGGCATCGTGGATGGGCAGGCGCACCCAGCTGGTAAGCCCGATGTTGGGGCACCGGAACGTGTGCGCGCCCCGCACCAGCGCCGCCAGGTCCGGCTGCATCTCCAGGTAGTCCAGCGCCGATCGCACGTATGCGTCGTCCATCCTCGTCAGCGACTCCTGGATCGTCCCCGCCGTCGGGGCCGGCCCAccccccgccgccgccacctccccGGCTGCCGCCATCGGCGTGGCCGTGAATATCACGTTCCCGAAGTAGCCCTCGGGGGGTGGCGGCACCAGCCGTTGCCGACCGTCGGTCGCGATGTACATCTTGGTCGGCTGATCGGGCGGGAGGTCACGTGCCACGCACGCGCACCGCCACACATGGGCGGCGAGGAGGGCGTACGTGCTGTAGGTGCCGCCCGGGGGCGCCTTAGCCTTGAGGAGGTTCAGCTGGGCTCGGGTGAGCTTGAAGATGCTGACGGCGACGGACCCCAGCTTGGCCGGGTTGACTGAGGGGGGCGAGGTCGGCGGTGTGGAGGGGGCAGTCTTTAAGGGAGGGGCAGGCTGGTACTCGACGTGGGGGAAGGATGGGGTGGGCGGGTCGCGCGCGCGGAGGAGGGTGCGGTCGATGAAGGGCTGCACGCGCACACCGACGCCACGGGCGATGTCTGACCAGGAGTTGATGAAGTGGAGGCCGGAGAAGCCGTCAGCGACGTGGTGCTGCATTCCCACGCCCAGCGACACGCCGCCGCACTTGAAGTACGTCACCTGCATCCGTAACATACTACTACATCACACTGTTCCACTCACGGCCCTCGTCGACATGAAGCAGAGCAAAGAAAACCACGATGTCGGCAAAGTAGTAACAATAGAAGAGACGTGTTCTAGATCATTCTACTACATATAATTCTATAATTTCCGctgtttaattttttaattatttcttttctttttttggttctTTGTTGATGTGAACCTTCATTTTTCTTCGCATATCTTACAAGAATTCATACGGAAAGTTATGGGGCATGACAGATGGCAGTAGGCAATTCAACATGGCCGCAATTCCAAGATTGCCATCCCTGGATGGGGATCATGATGACAGCCTTACCATAATTCACGTTGACAGCTGAAAGTCAACATACATGGCAAATGGTCTGCATGTGGATCATGCTTTATCGATTCCAAGACTGTCAACCTTGAATGGGGATGGGATGGTGACAGCCTAACTATAAATAACATCGCCAAGTAGTAAAACATACATGGAAAAAGGTCAGCAAGTGGATAATGCTATAAAGTTTGTGCCTCCACCTGATCGACAAACAAGCAAAAACAAATATTCATGTACTTGAGGCATAAATATTTCTACTTCAACTACAACGATGACATACAGATTTTTCAATTAGTGTGAGTATTTATCATGAGATTTCTTGTAGTCATGGCTTTCTATATTTCTGTCTCTTAGGTCTCAAAGGTATCACCATCTCTGACATTTTCAAACCCAACCCTATCTAAATTGACATCCTACCTAACTATCTTGAATCTATAATGATAGAATTTAAACTTACAACTTTTCTAGAGCACTTGCACACCTCTCTATTTGATACAATGATATACTATTTCAAGGGATTTGAACTTACAATTTTCCTAAAGGATTTGCACACCCCTCTATTTGATACAATGATATACTATTTCAGGGGATTTGAACTTACAACTTTCGACTTGCACACCCTCTATTTGATACCATGATATACTATTTTAGGATATTTGAACTTACAACTTTCCTAGAGGACTTGCACACCTCTTTGTTTGATACAATGATATACTATTTCAGGGGATTTGAACTTATAGCTTTCATAGAGGATTTGCACACCCCTCTGTTTCTATTTCAGGGGTTTTAAACTTACAATTTTCCTAGAGGACTTGCACACCATTCTGTTTGATACAATGATATACTATTTCAGGGGATTTGAACTTGTAGCTGTCCTAGGAGGATTTGCACACCCCTCTGTTTCTATTTCAGGGGTTTTGAACTTACAACTTTCCTAGAGAACTTGCGCACCCCTCTGTTTGATACAATGATATACTATTTCAAGGGATTTGAACTTGCAGCTTTCCGAGAGGACTTGCACATCCTTCTATTCGATATAAAACTTATTTAAGTAGTCTAACAATTAATATATTTGCTACTAAAAACTTTTATTAGTAATAGCAAAATTTAATTAAGAATTTAAGAATTTAACATTTTTAGGAATAATGGAGTTATAGAAAactatttatttttattgaagTTGAAAGTCAGCTAATAAAGATCAATTAACatgatatatacacatatataaattGATTAGTAAATCATGAGAGGTGTATATGGATAGCGGTAAGCCCACCTGGAGTACCAGAAGCGGGAACGCGGCGATGTCGTCGGTGTAGTCCACCTTGGGGATCAGCTGCTTCAGCTCCATGGTGGGCGCGAAGTCGCCGAAGTCGTCCACCGCCGCGTCGGTGTCGGCCTCCACGAAGAGCACCCCCTCGCCATTGCAGTCGATCTCGATCCGGCCGTCCTCGTCCCTGGCCAACCGCCCGGCCATCGGGTAGAAGGGCACTAGCGCCCGGGCCAGCGACTGCCGCATCACCGCCGCGTCGAAGAAGCCCGCCGACCCGTCCGGCCGGTAGAAGTACACGCTCGGCGTGTGGAACCGCGGCACCACCAGATCCAGGTTAGAGTTCCACAGACGCCGCCGCTGCGTCGGCTCCGCCGGCCGCACCATCGTCGACCGTCGCACGTTGATCACCACCATCGCTCCCCCGCCGTCCTCAAGCTACCAACTGCAGCATCGAAGACAGTGGTTGACCGGATCGAGATATCAGAGCCGTTCGATTCCCACCGACAAAAGAGAATGATCTCTCCACTCGTTAAATCCCTAAATGTCTGATCTTAACAAAACCTAAAGACCAATGCTACTCTAAAAAACCGATTTTTcggtaaaaaaaaaagggggaaaatgagCAAAAAAAAGATCGAAAACGATGAAAAAAAAGGAAGACAAGAGATTGAATTTCCAAAGAATCAAACCGAAATCTCCCTAAGATCGATAGAAAAAGTGGGCAAACTGTACCTCGCAAGAAGCAGCGAGAAGAGGCAAGAGAGATGGGGGAGAAGGGAACAGCTCTGGTGGGAGAGCTGCCTTGAAGCGGGGATCCGATGGGCCATTATATAACCAAGATAAGGATAAAAACGATATTTCGTGCGGGGAAGGTAATTCTCCCGGACTCAAACCACGACTCCAGTACCGATAAGAGAGATTGGCGCGCAAGAAGCCGACCCTCGAGATCTTCGTAGCGAAAGTCGTGTGTAAGATCGGGGGAAGAGCGACTAGAGAGTTGGTGGGACGGTGACCAGATGGCCCCACCCGTTGAGTTCCAACTCCAGTCGCACGATGATTGACATCCACGGAAGCTGACGGTTCGTATGTGTCCCATCGGTGTTCTCCAAACATTGGCCGAGTTGGCCGACGATGAAGGTGTGGGTGGTTGACGGTGGGCCGGCGAGTGCCGACGTCGATGAAGAGGTCATCATGACACATCAAGTGGCCGACTCACTCGCGAGTCGGACCGGAGTCGAGTTCAACTGACCTGATGTGATCGGATTGAATTATGTCGGCGGCAGCTGGTGAGACAGGGCAGAGATACAGGTGAGAGAGTTGAGTTTGGACACACGCGACGGATTTGCCCAATACATATCCAGCCAATTCCTGGTTGTTGGGTTCAGGTGGTCTACGAACAATCAAACTATGTATAAAAATCAAAGGCTTACGTATTTATGCCTGTTAAATTTAAATTCACCAATAATAATATCgagattatttaaaaatattaactaGCTTAAACATCTTACTTCTTATATGAGATTTGGGAGTgaattttgttgattttttttttcaaaagggaTCATTTTGACTACTTTATCACATCAAATCATtatacactatatatatatatatatatatatatatatatatatatatatatatatatatatatatatatatatatatatatggtgaatCATCTTTTCCAATAAAGCACA
Coding sequences within:
- the LOC135640987 gene encoding hydroxycinnamoyltransferase-like; protein product: MVVINVRRSTMVRPAEPTQRRRLWNSNLDLVVPRFHTPSVYFYRPDGSAGFFDAAVMRQSLARALVPFYPMAGRLARDEDGRIEIDCNGEGVLFVEADTDAAVDDFGDFAPTMELKQLIPKVDYTDDIAAFPLLVLQVTYFKCGGVSLGVGMQHHVADGFSGLHFINSWSDIARGVGVRVQPFIDRTLLRARDPPTPSFPHVEYQPAPPLKTAPSTPPTSPPSVNPAKLGSVAVSIFKLTRAQLNLLKAKAPPGGTYSTYALLAAHVWRCACVARDLPPDQPTKMYIATDGRQRLVPPPPEGYFGNVIFTATPMAAAGEVAAAGGGPAPTAGTIQESLTRMDDAYVRSALDYLEMQPDLAALVRGAHTFRCPNIGLTSWVRLPIHDADFGWGRPVFMGPGGIAYEGLAFVLPSPTADGSLSVAISLQPDHMLKFRKLIYDI